Proteins encoded by one window of Cannabis sativa cultivar Pink pepper isolate KNU-18-1 chromosome 4, ASM2916894v1, whole genome shotgun sequence:
- the LOC133036795 gene encoding uncharacterized protein LOC133036795 translates to MRREIKKKDPKEAWPKYYQANFYAYADAHKEKPKADVLRSFKEQFKLLTDEEIENWAAYEVEASPSKVGGRGKGKKVKETLSAEPGIDNNEGVGDVQVSGRCSFERLGRIVPLLNEAQKEMVRNAGFSTFLREDAPYIDAKIVSWLIDHVDPTTSRLEIFGRTIQLSAKLFEDVMGIRDGGEPVATESERDTGRTATHVDRTVAPIDFWTTKHCKSVYKWIRDQGGHTSGKVKLTNTYVLPPSFESVAVGQPTNDAIYKAVCELKDEVFGLI, encoded by the exons ATGCGGCGAGAGATAAAGAAGAAGGATCCGAAGGAAGCTTGGCCGAAGTACTA CCAAGCCAATTTCTATGCTTATGCTGATGCACACAAAGAGAAACCTAAAGCAGAT GTGCTTCGTAGTTTTAAGGAGCAATTCAAGCTTCTTACCGATGAAGAGATTGAGAATTGGGCTGCATACGAAGTCGAGGCTTCCCCCTCCAAGGTTGGTGGTAGAGGGAAAGGGAAGAAGGTGAAGGAGACATTATCTGCTGAGCCAGGGATTGACAACAACGAAGGTGTGGGGGACGTTCAAGTTTCTGGTCGTTGCTCATTCGAGCGTTTGGGGAGAATAGTCCCACTGCTGAACGAGGCTCAAAAAGAAATGGTGAGAAATGCCGGTTTCTCAACATTTTTAAGGGAGGATGCCCCGTACATAGACGCTAAGATAGTTAGTTGGCTGATCGATCACGTGGATCCCACCACTTCTCGGCTGGAGATATTTGGAAGAACAATCCAACTATCCGCCAAGCTGTTTGAGGATGTCATGGGAATCCGGGATGGCGGAGAACCCGTGGCAACCGAAAGTGAGCGTGACACAG GCCGGACTGCTACTCACGTGGACCGAACTGTGGCTCCAATTGACTTTTGGACCACAAAACACTGCAAGTCAGTGTACAAGTGGATTCGAGACCAGGGTGGTCACACAAGTGGAAAG GTGAAGTTGACTAACACGTATGTGTTACCGCCAAGTTTTGAATCCGTTGCGGTTGGGCAACCCACAAATGACGCAATATACAAAGCCGTGTGTGAGTTGAAAGATGAGGTCTTCGGCTTGATTTGA
- the LOC133036796 gene encoding protein FAR1-RELATED SEQUENCE 4-like has product MTNEYNKPLLVLIGVNHHFNTCIFGFALLLHEKLPSYSWLLQKFLECHGDKKPSVVVTDQDAAMKQAIVEHMPDVTHRLCAWHLNTNASKKVKDPIFLKTFKDLMYNYYEEEEFEARWLDVIQTQQLTDNEWCQTTFESRQQWAETYLRGSFVAGMRTTQRCESINSALKKFLEKNYCLREFVTTIDMTVSKLRHNETANDFKSRCTRPHPPNPTCLTTYYNQCLEFYTRTMYHKVAEQLDLENNYFVLTREQEGEWRDIHHWKVPASRTSNTEFITVKADEHYPVVACSMKVKGTLVDIYGLQ; this is encoded by the coding sequence ATGACGAATGAGTACAATAAGCCCCTCCTTGTTCTCATTGGCGTCAACCACCATTTCAACACATGCATCTTCGGATTTGCTCTCCTCCTCCACGAGAAGCTTCCATCATATTCTTGGCTACTTCAAAAATTTCTAGAATGCCATGGAGATAAGAAGCCAAGTGTTGTAGTTACTGACCAAGATGCGGCCATGAAACAGGCTATCGTTGAACACATGCCTGATGTTACGCACCGTCTCTGCGCTTGGCATCTCAATACAAATGCTTCGAAAAAGGTTAAAGATCCGATCTTCTTAAAAACATTTAAGGATCTCATGTACAACTACTACGAGGAGGAAGAATTTGAAGCAAGATGGTTAGACGTCATCCAAACCCAACAACTAACAGATAATGAATGGTGTCAAACAACATTCGAGTCAAGACAACAATGGGCAGAAACGTATTTAAGGGGTTCATTCGTTGCAGGAATGAGAACCACACAACGTTGCGAATCCATCAACTCCGCTCTAAAAAAATTTTTAGAGAAGAATTATTGCTTGCGTGAATTTGTAACAACCATAGATATGACAGTCTCAAAGCTCAGACACAACGAGACTGCAAATGACTTCAAAAGTAGATGCACTCGACCTCACCCACCTAATCCTACATGCTTGACCACTTACTACAACCAATGTCTTGAATTCTACACAAGAACTATGTACCACAAGGTTGCTGAGCAGCTTGATTTAGAGAATAACTATTTTGTCCTAACTCGAGAGCAAGAAGGAGAGTGGCGAGATATTCACCATTGGAAAGTTCCGGCATCCAGGACGTCCAATACCGAGTTCATTACTGTGAAGGCCGACGAGCACTACCCTGTAGTTGCTTGCTCTATGAAAGTCAAGGGTACCCTTGTAGACATTTATGGGCTACAATGA
- the LOC133036797 gene encoding uncharacterized protein LOC133036797 → MKYLTTATFKFNLNGHSLGHVVPSRGIRQGNPLSPYLFLLCSKGLSSILKHDELTKDAFGLKLTRTAPKISHLLFADDSLLFCRSNIQACNAIKEALAQYQNTSGQLIKKSFLQPPQERNLVLSVKMASFVEKEMANFWWGAKDGERKLHWKYWRSLCNSKSIGGLGFRSLKPFNKAMLAKQAWRIQTNQSSFLATLFKAKYFPRSTFLESSLGHSPSYVWQSLHWGKSLLKVGLCKRIGNGDTTKILEDYWILNCRFLPISLPSHLTHVSDLLVSNGDWNIPLLHRHFPQDIISEILSLPLLIIAELTLTFGSTPPRAITQSKPVIMLQKPPHT, encoded by the exons ATGAAATACCTAACCACTGCTACCTTCAAGTTCAACCTAAATGGTCATTCTTTGGGGCATGTGGTTCCCTCTAGGGGAATTAGGCAAGGAAACCCTCTTTCGCCGTATCTCTTCCTTCTTTGCTCTAAGGGTCTTTCATCTATTTTAAAGCACGATGAGCTCACTAAAGATGCTTTTGGTCTAAAACTTACTCGCACTGCACCAAAGATTTCTCATCTCCTCTTCGCTGATGATAGCCTTCTATTTTGTAGATCGAATATCCAAGCTTGCAATGCTATCAAAGAGGCCCTAGCCCAGTATCAGAATACATCAGGGCAACTT ATCAAAAAGTCATTCCTTCAACCCCCTCAAGAACGGAATTTGGTCTTATCTGTCAAAATGGCAAG TTTTGTTGAGAAAGAAATGGctaatttttggtggggtgcTAAGGATGGAGAACGAAAACTTCATTGGAAATATTGGAGATCCCTTTGCAATTCAAAGAGCATAGGAGGACTAGGGTTCAGATCGCTGAAACCTTTCAACAAAGCCATGCTTGCTAAACAAGCATGGAGAATCCAAACAAACCAATCATCCTTCCTTGCTACACTATTCAAGGCCAAATACTTTCCTCGGTCTACTTTTTTGGAATCCTCCTTAGGCCACTCGCCTTCATATGTTTGGCAGAGCTTACATTGGGGTAAGTCCCTTCTAAAAGTTGGTCTCTGTAAAAGAATTGGTAATGGAGATACCACTAAAATTCTAGAAGACTATTGGATTCTGAATTGTCGTTTTCTCCCCATCTCCCTCCCAAGTCATCTTACCCATGTCTCTGATCTACTAGTCTCAAATGGTGACTGGAACATCCCCCTTCTCCACAGACACTTCCCGCAGGACATTATCAGTGAGATCCTCTCTCTCCCCCTCCTAATAATAGCAGAGTTGACACTTACTTTTGGCAGCACACCCCCTCGGGCCATTACTCAGTCAAAACCGGTTATCATGTTGCAAAAACCTCCACATACATAG